ATGATTTGAAACGCGTTTTATTGTGTCTGTCAGGTGCAACAATCGGTTCACGCAGAGATGAAAAAAGGGTCATATCACTTGCGGATAATGGTTCTAAAACCCAATCGAAATCGATCTCATCACAGTTATAGATTCCTTTTGCGGGGCTCCAATCTTTCGCTTTTAGCCTACGTTGATGAGAAACCGCCTCTGGGAGGATTTCACAACGAACTTTACTTAATAACACGGGATATTTCATAAGCCCTAATAGGGTTCGTCTCGATAGGTTCATGCCATGGGACTTTGTATAAGGTTCTAGTTGGCTGACGATGCGAAAGGTCTGAGCGTTGCCTTCAAACCCTCCGTGTTCTCTCATTGCATAGTTGAGTGCAACTTCACCACCGTGGCCGAAAGGTGGGTGACCGATATCATGGGCCAAACAGAGTGATTCAATTAAACTTGCAGAGGGCAATATAGGTAATAGTTCAGGCTGTTTATTTTCAATTTGGGCTAGAATTCCAGAACCAATTTGAGCGGCTTCTAATGAGTGAGTGAGTCGAGTACGATGAAAGTCATTGGCGCCAGTGCCGTGTACTTGTGTTTTGGCTTGTAAACGACGAAATGCAGCCGAGTGCAAGATTCTTGCTCGGTCTCGTTGAAAGGGATCACGATGATCGTTTCGCCTTAGTTTATGCTCAATGTTTATACGTTGTTGCCAAAGTACATGCTGCTTGTCATCCATAATCACTCCATGCAAAACCCCATTGGTATTTTAATAATGCGCTGAAATAATGAGCGAGTCTAGGGAGTGTGATAACTATTTGAAGTGATTCGAATAAATGAGCGAATTCTGACGCATCAGTAGGGCGAGGTGTGACTACCCTTATTCTTCCCAAAGAGGGAAGAATAAAAGGAAATAA
This portion of the Vibrio sp. VB16 genome encodes:
- a CDS encoding anti-phage deoxyguanosine triphosphatase gives rise to the protein MDDKQHVLWQQRINIEHKLRRNDHRDPFQRDRARILHSAAFRRLQAKTQVHGTGANDFHRTRLTHSLEAAQIGSGILAQIENKQPELLPILPSASLIESLCLAHDIGHPPFGHGGEVALNYAMREHGGFEGNAQTFRIVSQLEPYTKSHGMNLSRRTLLGLMKYPVLLSKVRCEILPEAVSHQRRLKAKDWSPAKGIYNCDEIDFDWVLEPLSASDMTLFSSLREPIVAPDRHNKTRFKSLDCSIMEIADDIAYGVHDLEDAIVLGMVNRQQWQESAASQLAECGDPWFEENINDISDMLFSGEHYLRKDAIGGIVNTLLTSAQVEAVPNTHFHNELLSHNAYLEPHLATALEVFKSFVSEFVIQIPDVQIIEYKGQQIIMDLFEALSADPERLLPEATRKKWQLADTANGSGMRVISDYIAAMTDGYAQKLHQQLFSANN